The following are from one region of the Sandaracinus amylolyticus genome:
- a CDS encoding S8 family peptidase: MSKTMRAVVLCAAALGGCVAPAGDTIDDTGDDVPASIESELLPGALDVDSMEVGPIEGRYIVMLDREWLDAEIARAPLEPRLPGDELAPGTAVMHDPEMLEDRARDVAADNGVSFVHTIGIIDGFVVEGASATSVDSLRHDARVDVVEQDEIIRLYATQSNATWGLDRLDQDDLPLDRGYTYNSTGSGVTAYIVDSGLRDTHRDFTGRVRAGASYVDDGRGTGDCNGHGTHVAGTVAGTTWGVAKEALVVPVRVFGCSGSGSSSGILSGLDWIVRSRSGPAVVNMSLGGPASSASDRGISNTTGAGVTVVVAAGNESQDACNVSPARAPSAITVAASTSRDVRASFSNFGRCVDLFAPGQAITSAGTSSDTASTSMSGTSMASPHVAGVAALVLGVNRAATPADVIATLLAGAVNGKIGDLRGSPNVLLSVRRLSGGGTMPDPDPEPDPDPEPEPDPGTPCSGCERFTGTLSAGQRQTQPGGTYFEAGAGTHRAILRGPEGTDFDVRLYQWNGSAWTEVASSLSPQSTEQITHTASAGYFTYQVHAYSGSGSYELWIGRP; encoded by the coding sequence ATGTCGAAGACGATGCGCGCGGTGGTGCTCTGCGCCGCCGCGCTCGGAGGCTGTGTCGCGCCCGCGGGCGACACGATCGACGACACGGGCGACGACGTGCCCGCATCGATCGAGAGCGAGCTGCTGCCAGGCGCGCTCGACGTCGACTCGATGGAGGTCGGGCCGATCGAAGGCCGCTACATCGTGATGCTCGATCGCGAGTGGCTCGACGCGGAGATCGCGCGCGCACCGCTCGAGCCGCGCCTTCCCGGCGACGAGCTCGCGCCGGGCACCGCGGTCATGCACGACCCCGAGATGCTCGAGGACCGCGCGCGCGACGTCGCCGCCGACAACGGCGTCTCGTTCGTGCACACGATCGGCATCATCGACGGCTTCGTCGTCGAGGGCGCGAGCGCGACGAGCGTCGACAGCCTTCGTCACGACGCGCGCGTCGACGTCGTCGAGCAGGACGAGATCATCCGGCTCTACGCGACGCAGTCGAACGCGACGTGGGGGCTCGATCGCCTCGACCAGGACGATCTGCCGCTCGATCGCGGCTACACGTACAACTCGACGGGCTCGGGCGTCACCGCGTACATCGTCGACTCGGGCCTGCGCGATACCCATCGCGACTTCACGGGCCGCGTGCGCGCCGGCGCGAGCTACGTCGACGACGGTCGCGGCACCGGCGACTGCAACGGGCACGGCACGCACGTCGCGGGCACCGTCGCGGGCACGACGTGGGGCGTCGCGAAGGAAGCGCTGGTCGTCCCGGTGCGCGTGTTCGGATGCAGCGGAAGCGGCTCGAGCTCCGGCATCCTCAGCGGCCTCGACTGGATCGTGCGCTCGCGCAGCGGGCCTGCGGTCGTGAACATGAGCCTCGGCGGTCCTGCGTCGTCGGCGAGCGATCGCGGCATCAGCAACACGACGGGCGCGGGCGTGACCGTGGTCGTCGCCGCAGGCAACGAGTCGCAGGACGCGTGCAACGTCTCGCCCGCGCGCGCGCCCAGCGCGATCACCGTCGCGGCCTCGACCTCGCGCGACGTGCGCGCGTCGTTCTCGAACTTCGGTCGTTGTGTCGATCTCTTCGCGCCCGGCCAGGCGATCACGTCGGCGGGGACGTCGTCGGACACGGCGAGCACCTCGATGAGCGGCACCTCGATGGCGTCTCCGCACGTCGCGGGTGTGGCTGCGCTCGTGCTCGGCGTGAACCGCGCGGCGACGCCCGCCGACGTGATCGCGACCCTCCTCGCGGGCGCGGTGAACGGCAAGATCGGTGACCTCCGGGGCTCGCCGAACGTGCTCCTCTCGGTGCGTCGTCTCAGCGGCGGCGGCACGATGCCGGATCCCGATCCCGAGCCGGATCCCGATCCCGAGCCGGAGCCCGATCCCGGCACGCCGTGCAGCGGATGCGAGCGCTTCACCGGCACGCTCTCCGCGGGCCAGCGCCAGACCCAGCCGGGCGGCACGTACTTCGAGGCGGGCGCGGGCACCCACCGCGCGATCCTCCGCGGCCCCGAGGGCACCGACTTCGACGTGCGCCTCTACCAGTGGAACGGCAGCGCGTGGACCGAGGTCGCGAGCTCGCTGAGCCCGCAGTCGACCGAGCAGATCACCCACACCGCGAGCGCCGGCTACTTCACGTACCAGGTGCACGCGTACTCCGGCTCGGGCAGCTACGAGCTGTGGATCGGGAGGCCGTGA
- a CDS encoding phosphate ABC transporter substrate-binding protein, with translation MRALNVSLASACVLALALSACSGGHRDRGRGEEGASTEGTGAGARLSLKGSDTMVVLAQRWAEGYSRSHPGNAVEVSGGGSGTGIAALLNGTTDIANASRPLRESERAQLTQNGVPPTETRVALDALAVYVHQDNPVQSLTMDQLAQIYRGQITNWSAVGGPDRPIVLYSRENNSGTYAYFKEHVLDDADFAATAQTLPGTAAVINAVSRDAGGIGYGGIGYASGVRTVAIAGEDGQPVEPTMENATSGRYPLARFLLMITRGEPSGTSREFLDWVRSPDGQALVQQAGFYPLPSS, from the coding sequence ATGCGTGCTCTCAACGTCTCTCTCGCGAGCGCGTGCGTGCTCGCTCTCGCGCTCTCCGCGTGCAGCGGTGGTCATCGTGATCGCGGTCGCGGCGAAGAAGGCGCGTCCACCGAAGGCACCGGCGCCGGCGCGCGCCTCAGCCTGAAGGGCTCGGACACGATGGTCGTGCTCGCGCAGCGTTGGGCCGAGGGCTATTCGCGGAGCCATCCGGGCAACGCCGTCGAGGTCTCGGGCGGCGGCAGCGGCACCGGCATCGCGGCGCTGCTCAACGGCACGACCGACATCGCGAACGCGAGCCGTCCGCTGCGCGAGTCCGAGCGCGCGCAGCTCACGCAGAACGGCGTGCCTCCGACCGAGACGCGCGTCGCGCTCGACGCGCTCGCGGTCTACGTGCACCAGGACAACCCGGTGCAGTCGCTCACGATGGATCAGCTCGCGCAGATCTATCGCGGGCAGATCACGAACTGGTCCGCGGTGGGCGGGCCCGATCGTCCGATCGTGCTCTACAGCCGCGAGAACAACTCGGGCACCTACGCGTACTTCAAGGAGCACGTGCTCGACGACGCCGACTTCGCGGCGACCGCGCAGACGCTCCCCGGCACCGCCGCGGTGATCAACGCGGTGTCGCGCGACGCCGGTGGCATCGGCTACGGCGGCATCGGCTACGCATCGGGCGTGCGCACCGTCGCGATCGCGGGCGAGGACGGCCAGCCCGTCGAGCCGACGATGGAGAACGCGACGTCGGGTCGTTATCCGCTCGCGCGCTTCTTGTTGATGATCACGCGCGGCGAGCCGAGCGGCACGTCGCGCGAATTCCTCGACTGGGTGCGTTCGCCCGACGGTCAGGCGCTGGTGCAGCAGGCGGGGTTCTATCCGCTGCCCTCGAGCTGA
- a CDS encoding porin — protein sequence MSRQRSMVVELVAIAAITIPFVVGIAPAAAQESDTDVSTEAEATPVAPDTEPPPEEIPPPPEGSTEPVESAPTPNEPTTPPSDAEALEVAEEEEESPPEAEAPEVTVTAELGRGVQISTGDAFSLQLRARVQIQTALAHATQTAIDAGADEHWALDFQIRRMRLVFAGHVLTRDLRYYIQLGFSPRDMERDLLVPVRDAYLNWQAHRDIGVRFGQMKVPYGLQRVVSSSALQFVDRSTVVAELNLDRDIGVTLISEDFLGLNGLLQYQAGIFGGRGRNRFGGLDSALLAGMVRVNPFGSFDHLSEGDLSRSMQPRLSIGASAAYNIDSNRARSTHENVLQVARFDYLHLGADMHFKWAGFSVLSEVMYREANQPSATGIVDGEEVTEYSRSAWGWLAQAGYVLPPIPLELAARYGETRPLDQNDPGANFFLLREVGGAVSYYIAQHALKVQLDYFYYFGDDPRAERHQVRLQAQLFF from the coding sequence ATGTCACGGCAGAGGAGCATGGTGGTCGAGCTCGTCGCGATCGCGGCGATCACGATCCCCTTCGTCGTCGGGATCGCACCGGCAGCGGCGCAAGAGAGCGACACCGATGTGTCGACCGAGGCCGAGGCCACACCGGTCGCCCCCGACACCGAGCCCCCGCCCGAGGAGATCCCGCCTCCGCCCGAGGGCAGCACCGAGCCCGTGGAGAGCGCGCCCACCCCCAACGAGCCCACGACGCCGCCCTCGGACGCCGAGGCGCTCGAGGTGGCCGAGGAAGAAGAAGAGTCGCCGCCCGAAGCGGAGGCGCCCGAGGTCACCGTCACCGCCGAGCTCGGCCGCGGCGTGCAGATCTCGACCGGTGACGCGTTCTCGCTCCAGCTCCGCGCGCGCGTGCAGATCCAGACCGCGCTCGCCCACGCGACCCAGACCGCGATCGACGCGGGCGCCGACGAGCACTGGGCGCTCGACTTCCAGATCCGCCGCATGCGCCTGGTGTTCGCGGGCCACGTGCTGACGCGCGACCTCCGCTACTACATCCAGCTCGGCTTCTCGCCGCGCGACATGGAGCGCGACCTGCTCGTGCCGGTCCGCGACGCGTATCTGAACTGGCAGGCGCATCGCGACATCGGCGTGCGCTTCGGCCAGATGAAGGTGCCCTACGGCCTGCAGCGCGTGGTCTCGTCGTCGGCCTTGCAGTTCGTCGATCGCTCGACCGTCGTCGCCGAGCTGAACCTCGACCGTGACATCGGCGTCACGCTGATCTCGGAGGATTTCCTCGGCCTCAACGGCCTCCTGCAATACCAGGCCGGCATCTTCGGTGGTCGCGGCCGCAATCGCTTCGGTGGCCTCGACTCGGCGCTCCTCGCCGGCATGGTGCGCGTGAATCCGTTCGGCTCGTTCGATCACCTGTCCGAGGGCGACCTCTCGCGCAGCATGCAGCCGCGTCTCTCGATCGGCGCGAGCGCTGCGTACAACATCGACTCGAACCGCGCGCGCAGCACCCACGAGAACGTGCTGCAGGTCGCGCGCTTCGACTATCTGCACCTCGGCGCCGACATGCACTTCAAGTGGGCGGGCTTCTCGGTCCTCTCGGAGGTCATGTACCGCGAGGCGAACCAGCCCTCGGCGACCGGCATCGTCGACGGCGAGGAAGTGACCGAGTACAGCCGCTCGGCGTGGGGTTGGCTCGCGCAGGCCGGCTACGTGCTCCCGCCGATCCCGCTCGAGCTCGCAGCACGCTACGGCGAGACGCGCCCGCTCGATCAGAACGATCCCGGTGCCAACTTCTTCTTGCTGCGCGAGGTCGGCGGCGCGGTCAGCTACTACATCGCGCAGCACGCTCTGAAGGTGCAGCTCGACTACTTCTACTACTTCGGCGACGACCCGCGCGCGGAGCGTCATCAGGTGCGCCTGCAGGCGCAGCTCTTCTTCTGA
- the pstA gene encoding phosphate ABC transporter permease PstA codes for MRYGTADWVLAGLSALALAILIGALLAILGPVMVEGVPRIDAGFLSEAPSSDLVGGGIWPAIFGTMLLTLLMTIAVVPIGVATGIYLSEYASRAGVLAKMVRAAVHNLAGVPSIVFGLFGLGFFVLFIGRGLDSAIYGDDGGPPVWGQPAVIWSALTLAVLTLPVVIVTTEEALRAVPHDLRLASMGLGATRFQTIWRVVLPNATGGILTGVVLAVSRGAGEVAPIIFTGAANFLPYLPTDLRDMYMHLGYHVFALSTQSPNVDLARPTLFATVAVLLALTFALNLIAIVLRIRTRSKTYA; via the coding sequence ATGAGGTACGGCACGGCGGACTGGGTGCTCGCGGGCCTCTCGGCGCTCGCGCTCGCGATCCTGATCGGCGCGCTCCTCGCGATCCTCGGGCCGGTGATGGTGGAGGGCGTGCCGCGCATCGACGCGGGCTTCCTCAGCGAGGCGCCGAGCTCGGATCTCGTCGGCGGCGGCATCTGGCCCGCGATCTTCGGCACGATGCTGCTGACGCTGCTGATGACGATCGCGGTGGTGCCGATCGGCGTCGCGACCGGGATCTACCTCTCGGAGTACGCGTCGCGCGCCGGCGTGCTCGCGAAGATGGTGCGCGCCGCGGTGCACAACCTCGCGGGCGTGCCGTCGATCGTGTTCGGCCTCTTCGGGCTCGGCTTCTTCGTGCTCTTCATCGGGCGCGGGCTCGACAGCGCGATCTACGGTGACGACGGCGGGCCGCCGGTGTGGGGCCAGCCTGCGGTGATCTGGTCGGCGCTCACGCTCGCGGTGCTCACGCTGCCGGTCGTGATCGTGACCACCGAGGAAGCGCTGCGCGCGGTGCCCCACGATCTGCGGCTCGCGTCGATGGGCCTCGGCGCGACGCGCTTCCAGACGATCTGGCGCGTGGTGCTGCCGAACGCGACGGGCGGCATCCTCACCGGCGTGGTGCTCGCCGTGAGCCGCGGTGCGGGCGAGGTCGCGCCGATCATCTTCACGGGCGCGGCGAACTTCCTGCCGTACCTGCCGACCGATCTGCGCGACATGTACATGCACCTCGGCTACCACGTGTTCGCGCTCTCGACGCAGTCGCCGAACGTCGATCTCGCGCGGCCCACGCTCTTCGCGACCGTCGCGGTGCTGCTCGCGCTCACGTTCGCGCTCAACCTGATCGCGATCGTGCTGCGCATCCGCACGCGCTCGAAGACCTATGCCTGA
- a CDS encoding RNA polymerase sigma factor: protein MKQDGGMSDSGLLRVIDEGAGDGARERAFPPRERTESGMRARDPSTVLAFAAMAGDSDALEALLRDLAPTLLAVVRAVLGVGHPDRDDALQESMMAVVDALPAFEGRSSITRYASRIALRLCLERRKRAQRYRQQVALVEEIDALAAIGEDDGEASRRREALRGLLEQLPEVQAETLALRVCLGFSLEEVAEVTGAPLNTVRSRVRLARESLRHRIESDPALAELLGGAR from the coding sequence GTGAAGCAGGACGGCGGCATGAGCGACTCGGGGCTTCTGCGGGTCATCGACGAGGGCGCGGGCGACGGCGCACGAGAGCGCGCGTTCCCGCCACGCGAGCGCACCGAGTCCGGCATGCGAGCGCGTGATCCCTCGACGGTGCTCGCGTTCGCGGCGATGGCGGGCGACAGCGACGCCCTCGAGGCGCTGCTCCGCGATCTGGCGCCCACCCTGCTCGCGGTCGTGCGCGCGGTGCTCGGCGTCGGCCACCCCGACCGCGACGACGCGCTGCAGGAGTCGATGATGGCGGTCGTCGACGCGCTGCCGGCGTTCGAAGGGCGCAGCAGCATCACCCGCTACGCGAGCCGCATCGCGCTGCGCCTCTGCCTCGAGCGCCGCAAGCGCGCGCAGCGCTACCGCCAGCAGGTCGCGCTCGTCGAGGAGATCGACGCGCTCGCCGCGATCGGCGAGGACGACGGCGAGGCCTCGCGCCGTCGCGAGGCGCTGCGCGGGCTGCTCGAGCAGCTGCCCGAGGTGCAGGCCGAGACGCTCGCGCTGCGGGTGTGCCTCGGCTTCTCGCTCGAAGAGGTCGCCGAGGTCACCGGCGCGCCGCTCAACACCGTGCGCAGCCGGGTGCGGCTCGCGCGCGAGTCGCTGCGGCACCGCATCGAGTCGGATCCCGCGCTGGCGGAGCTGCTCGGAGGCGCGCGATGA
- a CDS encoding beta-ketoacyl-ACP synthase, translating into MGFTPLPITAWSAVNALGTTTRDVLASLDAGRTGLAPPPFELPFTTYVGATPDPLPALPPGQEAYDCRLARLGMLALHDVKDAVDRSIARWGARRVAILIGTSTGGLDATELAFRHWVAEGRLPESFSLRTQHGFDALGELYARVTGIEGPTYVVSTACSSSGKVHASAARLIRSGLVDAALVGGIDSLCRMTLHGFKGLGILSEQRCRPFAKGRDGINIGEGAALMLLERDDAHQEPDPLRVHLLGVGESSDAYNMSSPEPQGRGAREAMERAMEQAGMRAEDVDHVNAHGTATQQNDMAESIAIASLFGDRVPVVSTKGYTGHLLGAAGATEGVFAIHALRTQRLPRALGSEELDPEIRIQVPLDGPERRVKRVLSSSFAFGGSNVCLALGIPMERAS; encoded by the coding sequence ATGGGCTTCACGCCTCTCCCCATCACCGCCTGGAGCGCCGTCAACGCGCTGGGCACCACGACGCGCGACGTGCTGGCCAGCCTCGACGCGGGCAGGACCGGTCTGGCGCCGCCGCCCTTCGAGCTGCCGTTCACGACGTACGTGGGCGCCACGCCGGACCCGCTCCCCGCGCTCCCGCCTGGACAGGAGGCGTACGACTGCCGCCTCGCGCGGCTCGGCATGCTCGCGCTCCACGACGTGAAGGACGCGGTCGATCGCTCGATCGCGCGCTGGGGCGCGCGGCGCGTCGCGATCCTGATCGGGACCAGCACCGGTGGTCTCGATGCGACCGAGCTCGCGTTCCGGCACTGGGTCGCGGAAGGTCGCCTGCCCGAGAGCTTCTCGCTGCGCACCCAGCACGGCTTCGATGCGCTCGGCGAGCTCTACGCGCGCGTGACCGGCATCGAAGGTCCGACCTACGTCGTGAGCACCGCGTGCTCGTCGAGCGGCAAGGTGCACGCGTCCGCGGCGCGGCTCATCCGCTCGGGCCTCGTCGATGCGGCGCTGGTCGGCGGCATCGACTCGCTGTGCCGGATGACGCTGCACGGCTTCAAGGGCCTCGGGATCCTCAGCGAGCAGCGGTGCCGCCCGTTCGCGAAGGGCCGCGACGGCATCAACATCGGCGAGGGCGCCGCGCTCATGCTCCTCGAGCGCGACGACGCGCACCAAGAGCCCGATCCGCTGCGCGTGCACCTGCTGGGCGTCGGCGAGTCGAGCGACGCGTACAACATGAGCTCGCCCGAGCCGCAGGGGCGCGGCGCGCGCGAGGCGATGGAGCGCGCGATGGAGCAGGCCGGGATGCGCGCCGAGGACGTCGATCACGTCAACGCGCACGGCACCGCGACGCAGCAGAACGACATGGCGGAGTCGATCGCGATCGCGTCGCTCTTCGGCGATCGCGTGCCGGTCGTGTCGACCAAGGGCTACACCGGCCATCTGCTCGGCGCCGCGGGCGCGACCGAGGGCGTGTTCGCGATCCATGCGCTGCGCACCCAGCGGCTCCCGCGCGCGCTCGGCTCGGAGGAGCTCGATCCCGAGATCCGCATCCAGGTGCCGCTCGATGGGCCGGAGCGGCGCGTCAAGCGCGTGCTGAGCAGCTCGTTCGCGTTCGGCGGCAGCAACGTGTGCCTCGCGCTCGGCATCCCGATGGAGCGCGCGTCGTGA
- a CDS encoding tRNA dihydrouridine synthase — MSAQFDFDAYFRSKPAILAPMEDVTDAVFRKICRDRGADLCFTEFVNVEGLLRGCKNAAHKIDLEPHDHPTVIQIYGADADRLAEAAEVAERAQPVWIDVNCGCWVPKIARRGAGAGWLRDPDAMVAMAKMLVQRVSLPVTVKTRIGYEGEVHAGTGMIVGDMPILDLARRLEDVGVRALTLHCRTARMGHSGQADWSWARRVREVVSMPVLVNGDVKSADDAERAVRDTGCEGVMIGRHAIDHPWIFREVRARLDRGETVAAPTIDERFATCREHLLAMVAERGEARAVRAMRRYYPGYLHGVHGGAVARRELNTTETLEGVLALFERLEQRARTGSPAAAA, encoded by the coding sequence ATGTCCGCGCAGTTCGACTTCGACGCCTACTTCCGGTCCAAGCCCGCCATCCTCGCGCCGATGGAGGACGTGACGGATGCGGTGTTCCGCAAGATCTGTCGCGATCGCGGCGCGGACCTCTGCTTCACGGAGTTCGTGAACGTCGAGGGGCTGCTCCGCGGGTGCAAGAACGCGGCGCACAAGATCGATCTCGAGCCGCACGATCACCCGACCGTCATCCAGATCTACGGCGCCGATGCCGACCGCCTCGCCGAAGCGGCCGAGGTCGCCGAGCGCGCGCAGCCGGTGTGGATCGACGTGAATTGCGGGTGCTGGGTCCCGAAGATCGCGCGTCGTGGCGCGGGCGCGGGATGGCTGCGCGATCCCGACGCGATGGTCGCGATGGCGAAGATGCTCGTGCAGCGCGTGTCGCTGCCGGTGACCGTGAAGACGCGCATCGGGTACGAGGGCGAGGTCCACGCGGGCACCGGGATGATCGTGGGCGACATGCCGATCCTCGATCTCGCGCGTCGATTGGAAGACGTGGGAGTGCGCGCGCTGACGCTGCACTGCCGCACCGCTCGCATGGGCCACTCGGGCCAGGCGGACTGGAGCTGGGCGCGTCGGGTGCGCGAGGTCGTGTCGATGCCGGTGCTGGTCAACGGCGACGTGAAGAGCGCGGACGACGCCGAGCGCGCGGTGCGCGACACCGGGTGCGAGGGCGTGATGATCGGTCGTCACGCGATCGACCATCCCTGGATCTTCCGCGAGGTCCGGGCTCGCCTGGATCGCGGGGAGACCGTGGCGGCCCCCACGATCGACGAGCGTTTCGCGACCTGTCGCGAGCACCTGCTCGCGATGGTGGCCGAGCGCGGTGAGGCGCGCGCCGTGCGCGCGATGCGGCGTTATTACCCGGGCTACTTGCACGGGGTGCACGGGGGCGCAGTCGCCCGTCGCGAGCTGAACACCACCGAGACCCTCGAGGGCGTGCTCGCGCTCTTCGAGCGCCTCGAGCAGCGCGCCCGCACCGGCTCGCCGGCCGCGGCCGCCTGA
- a CDS encoding tetratricopeptide repeat protein produces MKPTDRGNSTPSPERSTVESWVDVARRGDPDAAETRRARMLVASHREAKLESTLMADFDAARAPREGDEKIVDDVVAKVMVARMRRSSERLRPPSAADRLRVETERAEAEARRRAEEERALAEGPRVANAIATPGPQQALQIERKPLRGVGLARVAGTLSAGIALGALIAFVAVEGFGVRIARDPDHGATPRSAAIDARREPREAPPPPRDPREVAVEEALAILEVESGDHASSRRLEGARRLIERGELARATRVLRSVSRRWPRRSEANAATLALGHVYLALGWPRSAERVWSRWVRQHPHERHALDIRARLTELASTSSSAIEGDDEGR; encoded by the coding sequence ATGAAGCCCACGGATCGCGGAAACAGCACGCCGTCGCCCGAGCGCAGCACGGTCGAGAGCTGGGTCGACGTGGCGCGGCGCGGTGATCCCGATGCCGCCGAGACCCGCCGCGCGCGCATGCTGGTCGCGTCGCATCGCGAGGCGAAGCTCGAGTCGACGCTGATGGCCGACTTCGATGCGGCGCGCGCGCCGCGCGAAGGCGACGAGAAGATCGTCGACGACGTGGTCGCGAAGGTCATGGTGGCGCGCATGCGCCGCAGCAGCGAGCGACTGCGCCCGCCCTCGGCCGCCGATCGGCTGCGCGTCGAGACCGAGCGCGCCGAGGCCGAGGCGCGCCGCCGTGCCGAGGAAGAGCGCGCCCTCGCCGAGGGGCCGCGGGTCGCGAACGCGATCGCGACCCCGGGGCCGCAGCAGGCGCTGCAGATCGAGCGCAAGCCGCTGCGCGGCGTCGGCCTCGCGCGCGTCGCGGGCACGCTCAGCGCGGGCATCGCGCTCGGCGCGCTGATCGCGTTCGTCGCGGTCGAGGGCTTCGGGGTACGCATCGCGCGCGATCCCGATCACGGCGCGACCCCGCGCAGCGCGGCGATCGATGCGCGGCGCGAGCCTCGCGAGGCCCCGCCGCCGCCCCGCGATCCGCGCGAGGTCGCGGTCGAGGAAGCGCTCGCGATCCTCGAGGTCGAGTCGGGTGATCACGCGTCGTCGCGCCGGCTCGAGGGCGCGCGCCGTCTGATCGAGCGCGGTGAGCTCGCGCGCGCCACGCGCGTGCTGCGCTCGGTGTCGCGCCGCTGGCCGCGCCGCAGCGAGGCGAACGCCGCGACGCTCGCCCTCGGCCACGTGTACCTGGCGCTGGGCTGGCCGCGCTCGGCGGAGCGCGTGTGGAGCCGCTGGGTCCGCCAGCATCCGCACGAGCGCCACGCGCTCGACATCCGCGCCCGGCTCACCGAGCTGGCGTCGACGAGCTCGAGCGCGATCGAAGGCGACGACGAAGGGCGCTGA
- the pstB gene encoding phosphate ABC transporter ATP-binding protein PstB yields the protein MQATELSVFYGAKPAIKSVSLPVLRNEVTALIGPSGCGKSTFLRTLNRMNDLISGTRVEGKVVLDGQDVYARGVDPVEVRRRVGMVFQKSNPFPKSIYENVAFGLRIAGEKNTRVLDEKVEKSLRNAAIWDEVKDRLDSSALALSGGQQQRLCIARALAVEPEVILMDEPASALDPIATARIEELIRELRERYTIVIVTHSMQQAARVSDFTAFFYMGELVEYGETKRMFTKPREQRTEDYITGRFG from the coding sequence ATGCAGGCGACCGAGCTGAGCGTCTTCTACGGCGCGAAGCCCGCGATCAAGAGCGTCTCGCTGCCGGTGCTGCGCAACGAGGTGACCGCGCTGATCGGTCCCTCGGGCTGCGGCAAGTCGACGTTCCTGCGGACGCTCAACCGCATGAACGATCTGATCTCGGGCACGCGCGTCGAGGGCAAGGTCGTGCTCGACGGGCAGGACGTGTACGCGCGCGGCGTCGATCCGGTCGAGGTGCGGCGCCGCGTCGGGATGGTGTTCCAGAAGTCGAACCCGTTCCCCAAGAGCATCTACGAGAACGTCGCGTTCGGGCTGCGGATCGCGGGCGAGAAGAACACGCGCGTGCTCGACGAGAAGGTCGAGAAGAGCCTCCGCAACGCGGCGATCTGGGACGAGGTGAAGGATCGCCTCGACAGCTCCGCGCTCGCGCTCTCGGGCGGTCAGCAGCAGCGTCTGTGCATCGCGCGCGCGCTCGCGGTGGAGCCCGAGGTCATCCTGATGGACGAGCCCGCGTCGGCGCTCGATCCGATCGCGACCGCGCGCATCGAAGAGCTCATCCGCGAGCTGCGCGAGCGCTACACGATCGTGATCGTCACGCACTCGATGCAGCAGGCGGCGCGCGTCAGCGACTTCACCGCGTTCTTCTACATGGGCGAGCTCGTCGAGTACGGCGAGACCAAGCGCATGTTCACGAAGCCGCGCGAGCAGCGGACCGAGGACTACATCACCGGTCGCTTCGGCTGA
- the pstC gene encoding phosphate ABC transporter permease subunit PstC — translation MSQSRDEAIVATSTAVAPPAPPGAIAAAAPARAPDVATMTPKPPLGRGYRAPLLDRIAERVILVLATVAVAAIALIFIFVAKEAIPIFFEPEAQEEISGLLSLFVPRQWPGYEEAVYVWQPVGGTPKYNIVPLFVGTLKITFVGMVFAVPLAVLAAVFVSQYVSPRWRDVLKPAVELLASVPSVVLGFFALMILATLVQDAFGLTYRLNAIVAGIALGLAIAPVVFTVAEDALTSVPKHYEAAALALGARKHQVVLRVVLPAALPGIAAAIILGFGRAIGETMVVLMASGNAAVMEIFDPTTSARTVTATIASELGEVAQGDAHWRVLFLLGAMLFVVTFVLNRFAVVVVERLHKRLTAGGEQ, via the coding sequence GTGAGCCAGTCGCGGGACGAGGCGATCGTCGCGACGTCCACCGCCGTGGCGCCGCCGGCACCGCCCGGGGCCATCGCCGCTGCGGCCCCGGCGCGCGCGCCCGACGTCGCGACGATGACCCCGAAGCCGCCGCTCGGGCGCGGCTACCGCGCGCCCCTGCTCGACCGCATCGCCGAGCGCGTGATCCTCGTGCTCGCGACGGTCGCGGTCGCGGCGATCGCGCTGATCTTCATCTTCGTCGCCAAGGAAGCGATCCCGATCTTCTTCGAGCCCGAGGCCCAGGAAGAGATCTCGGGGCTGCTCTCGCTCTTCGTGCCGCGCCAGTGGCCGGGCTACGAGGAAGCGGTCTACGTGTGGCAGCCGGTCGGCGGGACCCCGAAGTACAACATCGTCCCGCTCTTCGTCGGCACGCTGAAGATCACCTTCGTCGGGATGGTCTTCGCGGTGCCGCTCGCGGTGCTCGCGGCGGTGTTCGTGTCGCAGTACGTCTCGCCGCGCTGGCGCGACGTGCTCAAGCCCGCGGTCGAGCTGCTCGCGAGCGTGCCCTCGGTCGTGCTCGGGTTCTTCGCCCTGATGATCCTCGCGACGCTCGTGCAGGACGCGTTCGGGCTCACCTACCGGCTCAACGCGATCGTCGCGGGCATCGCGCTGGGCCTCGCGATCGCACCGGTCGTGTTCACGGTCGCCGAGGACGCGCTCACGTCGGTGCCCAAGCACTACGAGGCCGCGGCGCTCGCGCTCGGCGCGCGCAAGCACCAGGTCGTGCTGCGGGTCGTGCTGCCCGCGGCGCTCCCCGGAATCGCGGCCGCGATCATCCTCGGCTTCGGCCGCGCGATCGGCGAGACGATGGTCGTGCTCATGGCGTCGGGCAACGCCGCGGTCATGGAGATCTTCGACCCGACGACGAGCGCGCGCACCGTGACCGCGACGATCGCGAGCGAGCTCGGCGAGGTCGCCCAGGGCGACGCGCACTGGCGCGTGCTCTTCCTGCTCGGCGCGATGCTCTTCGTCGTCACGTTCGTGCTCAACCGCTTCGCGGTCGTCGTCGTCGAGCGACTGCACAAGCGCCTCACGGCGGGCGGCGAGCAATGA